From Pseudomonas sp. FP2335, the proteins below share one genomic window:
- a CDS encoding pantothenate kinase, with protein sequence MILELDCGNSFIKWRVLDTDRADVSAEGIVGSDSALIDCLELLPGLLLTRCRLVSVRAQEETNKLVAALESAFGVIVSCASSAREMAGVRNGYEDFERLGLDRWLAMLGGFKLASGACLVLDFGTAATADFIGADGEHLGGFICPGMPLMRNQLRTHTRKIRYDDAAAERALERLSPGRTTVEAVERGCTLMLRGFVLTQLELARSYWGDNFTVFLTGGDADLVSGAVPHARLVPDLVFVGLAMACPLS encoded by the coding sequence ATGATTCTTGAGCTCGACTGTGGGAATAGCTTTATCAAATGGCGTGTACTTGACACGGATCGGGCGGATGTTTCGGCGGAAGGTATCGTTGGTTCGGACAGTGCTTTGATTGATTGCTTGGAGTTGCTCCCAGGCTTGTTGCTGACGCGTTGCCGCTTGGTGAGCGTCAGGGCGCAGGAGGAGACCAACAAGCTGGTCGCGGCCTTGGAGTCGGCTTTTGGCGTCATTGTGTCTTGTGCCTCCTCTGCGCGTGAAATGGCCGGGGTGCGCAACGGCTACGAAGACTTTGAACGTCTGGGGCTTGATCGTTGGTTGGCGATGTTGGGCGGATTCAAGCTGGCTTCAGGCGCTTGCCTGGTCCTCGATTTCGGCACAGCGGCGACTGCGGATTTTATTGGCGCAGATGGTGAGCACCTGGGCGGCTTCATTTGTCCTGGTATGCCTCTCATGCGTAACCAATTGCGTACTCATACCCGCAAGATCCGTTACGACGATGCTGCTGCCGAGAGAGCTCTGGAGCGCCTCTCTCCAGGGCGTACCACGGTGGAGGCGGTCGAGCGTGGTTGTACACTGATGCTCAGGGGGTTTGTATTGACTCAGTTGGAGCTGGCTCGTAGCTATTGGGGTGATAACTTCACCGTATTCCTGACCGGCGGGGATGCGGACCTGGTTTCGGGGGCCGTGCCGCACGCTCGACTCGTTCCTGACCTGGTATTCGTGGGTCTTGCGATGGCGTGCCCTTTATCCTGA